The bacterium genome segment GGTAAATGTCGACCGTTGCCGAAACCCAGAGCGCCGCGCTGGAACTGATCCTCCAGTCCAGCCGCGAAGCGTTCCTGTTCTTCGACGCTGAGGGCCTCATCACCGGGATCAGCCGCCAGTTGGCCGGTATTTTGTCCTGGAAACGGGAGGACCTGGTCGGCAAGCCCCTTTCCGTCCTGTTCCCTCCCGAGCTGAACCTGATGCCCGAGGGCGGCCTCGCGCCCGGAGAGCACAACCTCAACGCGATCACCGGCATCAAGGCGCGGTTGTTCTCGCGCTGGTCACTTTTCCAAAGCTCGATCGACCCGCAGGTCAAGACCCTCTTCTTCCTGGAGCGCCTCTACGGCCCGGCGGATGCCGAGCTGGACTCCTTCGAGAACGCGATGATGGAACTGCTGCGCGCCGAGGAGCGCGACTCCATGCTCGAGGAGGCTTTCCGCGGCATGATCCTCGATGATCTGCCCGTGGGCGTGATGGTGGTCGACCGCGAGGGACGGATCGTACTGTACAACCGCGCCCAGGAGGTCATCACCGGCATCGCCCGCGAGCAGGCCCTGGGAGGCTACCTGTTCCGCGACTACGCCAGCCACGCCGCGCCCGAGGTGACAGAGGCTTTCGAGCAGGCCACACACGAGGTCGTGCGCGGACGCGAGCTGGAGTTCGACTACACCGACCGCTATGGACGGGAAAAACGTTTCCGCGCCCGTATCAGCACGCTGTACGGCAATGACGGGAACATCCACGGGGTGATCCAGACCCTCGAGGACCTCAGCGCCCCGCGCCGCCTGGAGCAGGAAATCCAGCGCACCCGCAATTTCCTCAAGCGCCTGCTGGACAACACACCCAACGCCATCCTCACCACCGACTCCACCGGGCGGATCAATTTCTTCAACCGCTCGGCCGAGATCATGCTCGGGTTCGACAAGCTGGGCGTCAACGACATCCGCATGGATGAGATCTACCTGGGCGGCTACCGCGAGGTGCTGCAGGTGACCCGCCTTCTGGAGGAGTCGGGCGGCACGATCGAGAACTACGAGACCTACTTCCGGGCCGCGGATGGCGATGAGTTCCCGGTCAGTCTGACCGGCTCGCTGCTCTACGACTCGTCCTCCAACCTCGAGGGCGCCATCTGGATCGTGCGCAACCTCAGCCTGGAGCGGCGGCTGGAAAGCGAGATACTGCGCAACGAGCACTACCTGGCCACCGTTACCCGCGACAGCGGGGACGCCATCATCACCGTGGACAACGACGGGAAAGTCAAGACTTGGAACCGCGGTGCCGAAAACATCTTCGGTTTCCGCGCCGAGGAAATGCAGGGCCAGAGCCTCGAACGGCTCCTGCCGCCCGGGGACTCCTACAACGGCGAGATGCAGTGGGTCGAGCTGCAGTTGGCCGAGCACGGCGAGCTGCAGAACTATGTCACCGAGCGCGTGGCCGCCGGGGGACGGCGCATCGTGGTCGAGACCTCGATCAGCCTGCTGCGCGACCACCGCGGGCGGGCCATCGGCCGCTCGATCATCCTGCACGACATCACCGAGCGCGCCCGGCTGGAACGCTCGCTGCACCAGCACATCAGCGAGCTGTCCATGATCAACGAGATCAGCGAGGCCCTGCTCTCGTCCAAGGACCTAAACGAGCTGCTGGGCATCATCCTGGTGGGCGTGACCGCCTCCCAGGGCCTGGGGTTCAACCGCGCCTTCATCCTGCTCGTGGACCACAAGAGCGAGTCCCTGGTCGGCCACTACGCCATCGGACCCTCCAACGCCCAGGAGGCCGGGATGATCTGGCACGAGCTGTACCAGAAAAAGCAGACCCTGCGCGAGCTGCTCGACTCCTACAAGCACAACGTGGGCGACCACGACATCCAGATCAACCGCGTGGTGCGCTCGATCCGCATCCCGCTGTCCGACGGCGCAAACCCGCTGGTGCGCTGCGTGGCCGAGCGAACTCCGCTCAACGTGGTGGACGGGGTGCGCACGGGGATTTTCCCCCAGTGGCTGTCCGACACCCTGGGCAACGACACCATGGCCATCATGCCCATGGTCTGCGAGCACCGCAGTGTCGGCCTGCTGCTGGTCGACAACCTGATCAACCGGCGGCCGATCCTGGAGGACTCGTTCAACATGCTGCGCGTGCTGGCCAACCTGGCCAGCCAGGTGGTCGAGCGCAACCTCCTCTATTCCAGCCTGGAGGAGAAAATCGCCGATCTGGACCGCGCCTACAAGGACCTCAAGGACAGCCGCGACCGCCTGGTCCGCGCCGAGAAGCTCTCCGCTGTGGGCGAGGTGGCGGCCAACGTGGCCCACGAGATACG includes the following:
- a CDS encoding PAS domain S-box protein, which encodes MSTVAETQSAALELILQSSREAFLFFDAEGLITGISRQLAGILSWKREDLVGKPLSVLFPPELNLMPEGGLAPGEHNLNAITGIKARLFSRWSLFQSSIDPQVKTLFFLERLYGPADAELDSFENAMMELLRAEERDSMLEEAFRGMILDDLPVGVMVVDREGRIVLYNRAQEVITGIAREQALGGYLFRDYASHAAPEVTEAFEQATHEVVRGRELEFDYTDRYGREKRFRARISTLYGNDGNIHGVIQTLEDLSAPRRLEQEIQRTRNFLKRLLDNTPNAILTTDSTGRINFFNRSAEIMLGFDKLGVNDIRMDEIYLGGYREVLQVTRLLEESGGTIENYETYFRAADGDEFPVSLTGSLLYDSSSNLEGAIWIVRNLSLERRLESEILRNEHYLATVTRDSGDAIITVDNDGKVKTWNRGAENIFGFRAEEMQGQSLERLLPPGDSYNGEMQWVELQLAEHGELQNYVTERVAAGGRRIVVETSISLLRDHRGRAIGRSIILHDITERARLERSLHQHISELSMINEISEALLSSKDLNELLGIILVGVTASQGLGFNRAFILLVDHKSESLVGHYAIGPSNAQEAGMIWHELYQKKQTLRELLDSYKHNVGDHDIQINRVVRSIRIPLSDGANPLVRCVAERTPLNVVDGVRTGIFPQWLSDTLGNDTMAIMPMVCEHRSVGLLLVDNLINRRPILEDSFNMLRVLANLASQVVERNLLYSSLEEKIADLDRAYKDLKDSRDRLVRAEKLSAVGEVAANVAHEIRNPLVSIGGFARALLRDCPPEDPRREKVRIILEEVGRLERYLNDTLTFIRPKEPAFRPSDPNDLVRETFRMMDSEIESSGVEIRLELDPALPPVELDRDQIRQVLLNLFRNALEAMPGGGMLTVGSRSENGFVTLSVADTGMGIEQKNMEKLFTAFFTTKSTGSGLGLAISSQIINNHNGTIGLSSRKDEGTVFHITLPVRQQARKEEK